Proteins found in one Lycium ferocissimum isolate CSIRO_LF1 unplaced genomic scaffold, AGI_CSIRO_Lferr_CH_V1 ctg7130, whole genome shotgun sequence genomic segment:
- the LOC132045580 gene encoding G-type lectin S-receptor-like serine/threonine-protein kinase SD2-5 yields the protein SFLVALCWIFPLSFILSCSFHLMVSQPFDYPTANLSTTWINSLSAPGSVDFTDGSIVRPILLRGTFGPRYACGFYCNGNCESCLFSIFIVQTYSSSIILDGFPQVVWSANRNNPVKINSTLQLTAEGDLVLRDADGTLAWSTNTAGKSVAGLNLTDEGNIVLFDSKNATFWQSFDHPTDSLVPGQKLVSGMKLTASVSRTNWTEGGLFSFSTTDHGLVAFIESNPPQTYFSCSINGLNASSTVYLNGSLALLSNYSDSEDPRPLVSIPPASSAQYVKLESDGYLKVYEWQSQWKKVDDLLAGFYGDCNYPMVCGRYGICSGGQCSCPKSSSNSTTYFRQVNDRQANLGCSEITRLTCNDLNDHKFLELEDVDYFTFTADITDTDMNTCKDACLRNCSCKAALFHSGLNSSRGECYLPSEIFSLMNNEKDRTKYDSHAFIKVQVEAKPAASKGKKPINVAIMPTVTGFAILGVIYGIAVFIFRKKKKANEDEENYLDHVLGMPTRFSYDDLKTATDNFTKKLGQGGFGSVFEGCLEHGTKIAVKCLDGIGQVKKSFLAEVEAIGSIHHVNLVQLIGFCAEKSHRLLVYEFMSNGSLEKWIYHGKQELTLDWNCRRKIIQDIAKGLAYLHEECRQKILHLDIKPPNILLDDKHNAKLSDFGLSKLIDWNQSQVRTTMRGTPGYLAPEWRNGVITEKVDVYSFGIVILEILSGRRHFEASESEDQKVMLNLFRKKAEEGKLEDLIDKHSEDMQLYKEDVIETMQIAAWCLQGDYAKRPSMSMVVKAMEGVLEVEKNLDYSFLKPQMVSKLPNITHANSTPLLPSVLSGPR from the coding sequence AGTTTTCTTGTGGCTTTATGCTGGATATTTCCTCTCtccttcattctttcttgttcttttcatTTGATGGTCAGCCAACCCTTTGATTACCCAACTGCAAATCTTTCTACAACTTGGATCAATAGCTTATCTGCACCAGGTTCAGTGGATTTCACTGATGGCTCAATAGTAAGGCCTATATTACTCAGAGGAACCTTTGGTCCAAGATATGCTTGTGGTTTCTACTGTAATGGAAATTGTGAAAGTTGCCTCTTTTCCATATTCATTGTGCAAACCTACAGTTCCTCTATTATTCTAGATGGATTCCCACAAGTTGTTTGGTCTGCTAACAGGAACAATCCAGTTAAGATCAATTCTACTTTGCAACTTACAGCAGAAGGAGACTTAGTGCTCAGAGACGCTGATGGTACTTTGGCTTGGTCAACAAATACTGCTGGGAAATCTGTTGCTGGCTTAAACCTGACTGATGAGGGGAATATTGTTCTGTTTGATTCCAAGAATGCAACTTTTTGGCAATCTTTTGATCACCCAACTGATTCTTTGGTTCCAGGGCAGAAGTTAGTATCAGGGATGAAGCTAACAGCAAGTGTTTCAAGAACAAACTGGACCGAAGGAGGTTTGTTCTCCTTCTCTACTACCGATCATGGTTTGGTTGCTTTTATAGAGTCAAATCCTCCCCAAACTTACTTTTCATGCTCTATTAATGGGTTGAATGCAAGTTCTACTGTGTATTTGAATGGGAGCTTAGCTTTACTCTCAAATTATAGTGATTCTGAAGATCCGCGGCCACTGGTTTCTATTCCTCCAGCATCGTCTGCTCAATATGTGAAACTGGAGTCTGATGGATACTTGAAAGTGTATGAGTGGCAAAGTCAGTGGAAAAAGGTGGATGATCTCCTGGCAGGTTTTTATGGTGACTGCAATTACCCCATGGTCTGTGGAAGATACGGCATTTGCTCAGGGGGTCAATGTAGTTGTCCCAAATCAAGCTCTAATTCAACTACCTATTTCAGACAGGTAAATGATAGGCAGGCTAATCTGGGTTGCTCTGAGATAACAAGGCTGACTTGTAATGATTTAAATGACCACAAATTTCTGGAACTTGaagatgtggactatttcaCGTTTACTGCAGATATTACAGACACTGATATGAATACATGTAAAGATGCATGTTTGAGGAACTGCTCCTGTAAAGCTGCTTTATTTCATAGTGGTTTAAACTCTTCCAGGGGGGAGTGCTACCTACCGTCCGAGATCTTCTCATTAATGAATAATGAGAAGGACAGGACAAAGTATGATTCCCATGCATTTATAAAAGTACAGGTTGAAGCTAAACCAGCAGCTTCTAAAGGGAAAAAGCCCATTAATGTTGCTATAATGCCCACTGTCACTGGATTTGCCATCCTAGGCGTCATATATGGAATTGCAGTTTTTATATtcaggaagaagaaaaaggccAATGAAGATGAGGAGAATTATCTAGATCACGTGCTAGGAATGCCCACTAGATTTTCTTACGATGATCTAAAGACTGCAACGGATAACTTCACAAAGAAGCTTGGTCAAGGAGGATTTGGGTCAGTGTTTGAAGGGTGCTTAGAACATGGCACAAAAATTGCAGTGAAATGCCTTGATGGTATAGGCCAAGTCAAAAAATCATTCTTAGCTGAGGTTGAAGCTATTGGCAGCATACATCATGTAAACTTGGTGCAATTAATTGGCTTCTGTGCTGAGAAATCTCATAGGCTTCTGGTATATGAGTTCATGAGCAATGGATCACTAGAAAAATGGATCTACCATGGGAAACAAGAGCTTACTCTTGATTGGAATTGCAGGAGGAAGATTATTCAAGATATAGCCAAAGGATTAGCCTACCTTCATGAAGAATGCAGGCAAAAGATTCTACATTTGGATATTAAGCCCCCAAACATACTCCTAGATGATAAGCACAACGCTAAACTCTCTGACTTTGGGCTTTCAAAGCTAATTGATTGGAATCAGAGCCAAGTAAGGACTACGATGAGAGGCACTCCTGGTTATTTGGCTCCTGAATGGCGTAATGGAGTTATAACAGAAAAGGTAGATGTCTACAGCTTTGGCATTGTGATCTTGGAAATTTTGAGCGGAAGAAGACATTTCGAGGCATCCGAGTCTGAAGACCAGAAGGTAATGTTGAACTTATTCAGGAAAAAGGCAGAGGAAGGGAAATTGGAGGATCTTATTGATAAGCACAGTGAAGATATGCAGTTATACAAAGAAGATGTAATAGAGACGATGCAGATTGCTGCCTGGTGTTTACAAGGGGACTACGCAAAGAGGCCATCAATGTCAATGGTGGTCAAGGCCATGGAGGgtgttttggaagttgaaaagaaTCTAGACTACAGTTTCCTTAAGCCACAAATGGTGAGTAAACTACCAAATATCACTCatgcaaattcaactcctttaCTTCCTTCAGTCCTATCAGGCCCAAGGTGA